The stretch of DNA AAAAAATCTCCCGATTGCCATTCCACACCGGTTATTGCCATAACCTCATTCAAGGGAAGTATTACAAACAAAAGCCTTCTTAATATGGGTTTCAAGGGTGTAGTTTCAAAACCCTTGGACAAAAAGGAGATTCATGAGGTAATTCACAAAGTTCTCGATGAAACCAAACAGAATGAATTTCAAACGGTCCGATAATATGAAAATTTTTAAGAAATACTCATCCTTTCTTCCCTATCTGCTGCTTTTTTCCTTACTGCTGCTGTTTTGGAATGAGACATCCAGAGTGGTGTCAGCACTTTTGATCGCAGCTTCATTTATCATCTCGCTCTGCCTTAGCTATTCCCCTGGTTCACAACAAAAAAAGAAAACAGAAATCACAAAAGTACCGAAACAGAAAACAATGGTCTTGTAACACTGGCTTCAGAAAATGTCTCCAGGGATACCACCACAGTTAAAAACAGTGTTCTTGGAAGTCAGTATATATCACAGAAAAGAAAACAGACCGAATTAACCATTGATAAAATACTCGACCACTTTATTATGCTGATTAACAGCAAAATCCACTCACACACGATCGCAGTACTCTTCCCCACAAATGACCAGGGGTTTATGCTTCGACGCTACCACTCTAAATGTAACAGCATAAATAGAGATGCTGTAATTTATCCTGGTGTGGGTGTCCTTGGAACATTTTTTAAGGAGGGACTTAAGCCCTTAAACCTCAGCGATATCCCCAATAACAGCATCACTCTCTACTATTATACCAAGGATGTAGGTGTACGTTCTCTGATGGCAAGTCCAATCACCGCTGATGGTGTAGAGCGTGGTGTGGTGATTGTGGATCATGAGAATAAAAACCACTTTACTGACGAAGATCATGCATTTCTAAACACTGCTGCAGCACTCCTTGGACAATCTGTTTTCAATATGTATAAGTACAATGAACACAGACTTGAGCACAGAAGATTCCTCGCTGCAAACGAAATCGAACAACATCTCTTTTCACATAATCAGATTGATCAGATACTTGATGAATTGACAGAAATTATCCCCTACTCCATTTCCTGCGACCGTCTTACTATCAGTATAAGGGATGAAAACAATTCCGGTCAGGCAATCATTGTAAGAGCTGCAGGGTTGAACAGCGAAGATTTGACAGGTAAAACATTTAGTCTCGAACGTAAAACGATTGCCAGTATACTGTATGCAAAAAATCTCTCCTTTTATCGTGATTTTGCAAAAGATCACCACGAAAAACGCTACTTTGAAAACGAGCCAAAATGCGACAACCTTGTCTCTTTTCTGGCTATGCCCTTTGGGGTTACAGAATGTAAGGGGATGATTTTAATTGAATCACGCAAACACAACGCTTTTGGTAAATCAAAACACGACCTTCTTTGCCGCCTTGCGACAAGCGCCGGAATAGCTATCGAACGACACCTCACCCTCGAAAAAACAAAAGCTCTTGCAACCCACGACGGCCTTACCGGCTTATATAACCACAGACAATTCCAAAGTACATTAACTGATTTCACCCTGCGTTCAACCAGATACAACGACCCTGTTGTGCTCGTGCTGTGTGACATAGATTACTTCAAGAAAATAAATGACACCTACGGCCACCCTTTCGGCGACACGGTACTCAAGGGTATAGCAGCTAAACTCGAAAGCAGTATTCGGGAAGGGGTAGACATTGCCGCACGGTATGGAGGAGAGGAATTTGCGCTGATACTGTACAAAACAGATCATAAAAGCGCTGTAGATACCACCGAAAGAATCCGAAACAAGATCTCCGGTGAGAGTTTCAATGCCCCGGGCGGAGAGAAGGTTCAAATCACTATGAGCTTTGGACTGGCAGAATACGGCAAACACGCCAAACAGGTTGACGAATTGATAAAAAAAGCAGACAAAGCACTGTACAGAGCAAAGGAAAATGGCAGAAACAGAATAGAGGTTTTTTAAAGAACAATCAGATCACAACCAAGCCATAGGCAAAAAAAAGTAGCTGTAACAGCTGTATCCCCCACCCATTGTAATATGCCTACCCAGTAAAAAACCCGGTTCGAAGCTGCTTACCAGGGTGGCGTAAAGGTCAAGAAATACAAATACAAAAGTAGTTTTGCTAAACTTTAATTATTAAAACAGAAGATAAACCACACACGACCTCCAGCTCTCCTATATTACTGCACCTGTGAAAATTCGATCTGCAGCCTGCAAAATTTACACACAGCATATGTAAGTGTGTATAGCGGCTCCAATCGATTTGCATTTTACATGCTAATTGGCAGGAAAAAATTCGACCAACAAAGCAAAATGTGTGCAGTATCAGGAATGGCGGTATAGTCAGATCAGAAAATTACGTCGCGGATGTCAGTTACACCGGAACACATAATGAGAGATATTGAGTCTCCGCACTGATCAACCCAGTCTGATTTACGATGAGGCCGGGCTACCACACATTCTTTGAATCCCATTTTGATAAGTTCTTTCAATCTTGCACTCATGTTGTTTACCGGCCTGATCTCCCCTCCCAGGCCAAGCTCTCCAATGAAAGCCAAATCTTTTCTCAGTGGTTTGTTATGAAAGGAGGAGAGTAAAGCAGCAATAATCGCAATATCCGCAGCAGGTTCTCCCACACTCAATCCTCCCGCAATATTGAGAAAAATATCATGATCCCCTAACACCAACCCATCATATTTCTCAAGCACTGCAATCAGCAATGAAAGCTTTTTGGGATTAATGCCGGAAGCGACTCTCTGAGGAATCCCGAAATGGGAATTATTTACAAGAGCCTGAATTTCGAGCACAAGAACTCTCGTTCCCTCAAGTACAGGAGCGATTGCAGTTCCGGGTATTGGCTCTTCCCGGTTCATCAATAAAAACTCCGACATACTGGAGTTCTCTTTTAACCCACTGTCTGTCATACTGAAAAGGGCAATTTCCCCTGCGGGACCGAAACGATTTTTAACAGAGCGGACGATCCGGTAGTTATAACGCCCATCACCTTCAAACTGAAGCACAGTATCAACCATATGCTCCAATACCCTCGGCCCTGCAATTGTTCCCTCTTTTGTCACATGACCAACTATAACAACCGACACGTTCTCTGTTTTAGCATAACGCAGAATCATCGCTCCACACTCCCTGATCTGAGCGACACTGCCAGGTGCACTTTCCACAGAATCAGTATACATAGTTTGGATCGAATCAATGACTACAATATCCGCCTTATGCTCAGAGAAGATCTCAAGAAGGTTCTCCATGTTTGTTTCAGTAATTACCTGAATCGGTGACTGTTCTACTCCAAGACGTTTTGCCCGTAAAGAAACCTGCTGCACAGATTCCTCTCCTGATACATAGAAAACGTTATTTGACTCGGACCAGCAAGACATAAGCTGCAAAACAAGAGTTGATTTTCCTATTCCGGGATCTCCAGCCAGCAAGACAAATGACCCCATTACCAGTCCTCCCCCAAGCACCGGATCGACCCCATTCATCGAACTTGTTATGCGGGAATTCGTTTCGCTTTCATGGGTTTGAAGAGAGGTTATCTTTGGAGGCTGTTGTCTGAAAGAGACATTACTGCGCTGAGTGGTTTTGCTGCCTATACGGAATTCAGTTAGAGAGTCCCACT from Chitinispirillum alkaliphilum encodes:
- a CDS encoding Phosphate regulon transcriptional regulatory protein PhoB (SphR) yields the protein MNGFEGLKKAEEEKPDLIITDIMMPIMDGIRLFNKLKKSPDCHSTPVIAITSFKGSITNKSLLNMGFKGVVSKPLDKKEIHEVIHKVLDETKQNEFQTVR
- a CDS encoding diguanylate cyclase, which produces MLRRYHSKCNSINRDAVIYPGVGVLGTFFKEGLKPLNLSDIPNNSITLYYYTKDVGVRSLMASPITADGVERGVVIVDHENKNHFTDEDHAFLNTAAALLGQSVFNMYKYNEHRLEHRRFLAANEIEQHLFSHNQIDQILDELTEIIPYSISCDRLTISIRDENNSGQAIIVRAAGLNSEDLTGKTFSLERKTIASILYAKNLSFYRDFAKDHHEKRYFENEPKCDNLVSFLAMPFGVTECKGMILIESRKHNAFGKSKHDLLCRLATSAGIAIERHLTLEKTKALATHDGLTGLYNHRQFQSTLTDFTLRSTRYNDPVVLVLCDIDYFKKINDTYGHPFGDTVLKGIAAKLESSIREGVDIAARYGGEEFALILYKTDHKSAVDTTERIRNKISGESFNAPGGEKVQITMSFGLAEYGKHAKQVDELIKKADKALYRAKENGRNRIEVF
- a CDS encoding DNA repair protein RadA, whose amino-acid sequence is MAKKQKTAFVCSNCGEDYPKWLGKCENCGEWDSLTEFRIGSKTTQRSNVSFRQQPPKITSLQTHESETNSRITSSMNGVDPVLGGGLVMGSFVLLAGDPGIGKSTLVLQLMSCWSESNNVFYVSGEESVQQVSLRAKRLGVEQSPIQVITETNMENLLEIFSEHKADIVVIDSIQTMYTDSVESAPGSVAQIRECGAMILRYAKTENVSVVIVGHVTKEGTIAGPRVLEHMVDTVLQFEGDGRYNYRIVRSVKNRFGPAGEIALFSMTDSGLKENSSMSEFLLMNREEPIPGTAIAPVLEGTRVLVLEIQALVNNSHFGIPQRVASGINPKKLSLLIAVLEKYDGLVLGDHDIFLNIAGGLSVGEPAADIAIIAALLSSFHNKPLRKDLAFIGELGLGGEIRPVNNMSARLKELIKMGFKECVVARPHRKSDWVDQCGDSISLIMCSGVTDIRDVIF